In the genome of Plasmodium yoelii strain 17X genome assembly, chromosome: 14, one region contains:
- a CDS encoding potassium channel K1, putative: protein MFENKTKKRSVQNKHKYIDGDKLSKDKDKLDENGSNTEKYNKIDEASKKEIIISSRNSELIDNKKIKEINENGYNKSKINSHDEFNITKKKMKNNNDNIIYNSPNSKIKVVSNNNFKDRKKGIHHKKRRSIYINQITLFKIHNYIYKTFVFLLCLFIVILVLYASIDISQNYGPIIILYIIMLEFGSMLISYILLQFPFFYLILKNMFTRTSNINKYSHQYSPLYYENPSDSDDKDSIDVKRRETKKRRKTFGLFNLYNIDNNKYSIKKKILSTKLKIYNKEESDKNEHGNLNHALNTNLSNAKSRSADEAENYIIEDPNMNHNDQNVDNNSKKDNQSIKIRNHKRENIYLDDCNMWIRNSIKKSRTKGNFNLTRSLSFNIKLSESNKVILNDSRNIDNLRIYLNHRSSKYEKKKNQINSLKLFAHNKYAPLTFSTPYKYSVPSDIFKTNTEGSKNLSAEISESSDDVNGLLHKNNNKSYSEEKDSSYKRKKDKEFYTDKSAILFSNKHTKQYVRKKTFMYDDLDNLNIYINKKHNQKNKKKKSIFCKIKGFNKIKNILYFFVNYNIKSSKTQNNVLLFFRGLTLYIKHQFIQHLSYEPVWIIAILIRIILWCIVWLWAAGYMTRPPKNYKINAWNMKSIPPLYGYIECTFQWCGVLDYLFGLYFSNNKLKYIFSFFSLIDFITTPVSSFIMNFVWKNDYHQTYWFLILGPLRFLRLVRAESTMSSCFFWLSDVKIIIIGIIILSLAILFTFSGIMYILEAPDIERQFISPLDFVYFGVITMSTVGYGDYTPVTPAGKCLTMFIIVTCFTFVGAQLKRLKEAMFSPKTIMGIIPKPDDDYILILGPVSPTQLLYICKGINNSFPNSVESIFLFTPLPVIIYRYVYGSIIKNTNIKICINGGNECFICPSIIYDAVINARALYILNNVDSEKYTLLNQQIFLASNNFNFNNNDKNQRIRPEDILHNNIINKFTGDKKKTWKFTDIYSEHKNQINKNNMLNLEMNINVNDSHMIREKDDQECILRFIGTYNISNALIPITVQLSNNTYEELIKSMNVYNYISIEELKYALLAKSINCKGLFFLIINFFYKPKAVKSLKKYIIDLRLLMYNNILKKKNHKKINSTNIKIKNFNELSSSHSENEVSDTSSMLNYKTKSRENYKIGKGIQNKFIKNQNYNINSIYYANNENIHNEQNNSVNDNALKINECENDDNLIYNGYRNTYGINNNIQHYKSNSSKSFYNNKNSDNYNEGNISFSKTVGSMNSSQDISSKNYYNILEKISLNMYYYLEGLKYNIYRFQFPECMRGFLFQTASEYLYQKHGAFLIGIITINKEIFLNPIDYIIGEENKYYYTSAFSGIILTTSLDNLIKLSSIKSISKKVSEYNQRRIDERKKRYAKNVVSTDGENGYNKDLELGEKTNKNYENIEKNKNIDKWQNSIISKQNTLTMHRENNKINKLDKSIEQNTNIYKINDKDNSDNNEDQNSKINKNNSNFEMEIISKKNKLILYNFVLGIYEVDNYVSAYRDIFDDKKKPLLLICGWPDNIHMLLKHLKINIYKTMKYKKKNRTIQNGNDKYNNYRSYGDRMKYNIIILSIHVPKFNYENDLLDFSNNTAFIRGSSMDSTNLIKGGIFYAKRIIILNSNHSLFVDKDAYRIDNEVIIIKNIIYQLYNNIFKNKKKYLEIIKKIFKNEYKDKHINEKIIFDTNNNKHDEFQDDSYTSNSDSEIKIVNKQKNKINYNIFNVNKNPYIICLIKNSESLEYIDGSINLSYENYNDNEKMNKIWENCGEYIYTFELVSANIFVDEMLHNLVSFSLPISKYAIEYSVIYSLIGININEYSKNVNMFHKNLKLSTGHVLIIPIPSYFYKKPFYRCFFYLLHKKKYLCIGILRYMNISPLRNISRKLFILSCPSRTMKLEHYDQAYVIAYNTV, encoded by the exons atgtttGAGAATAAGACGAAAAAAAGGAGTGTGCAAAATaagcataaatatatagatgGGGATAAATTATCAAAAGATAAAGACAAGCTTGATGAAAATGGTTCTAATacagaaaaatataataaaatagatgAGGCTtctaaaaaagaaataataatatccTCTAGGAATTCTGAATTAattgataataaaaagattaaagaaataaatgaaaatggttataataaatcaaaaataaactCACATGATGAATTCAATATaacaaagaaaaaaatgaaaaataataatgataatataatctATAATTCCCCAAATTCTAAGATAAAAGTTGTTtcgaataataattttaaagataggaaaaaaggaatacatcataaaaaaagaagaagtatatatattaatcagATAACGCTATTTAAAAtacacaattatatatacaaaacatTCGTATTTctattatgtttatttatagTTATATTAGTTCTTTACGCATCTATTGATATATCACAAAACTATGGtccaattattattttgtatattatcaTGTTAGAATTTGGAAGTATGctaatttcatatattttacttcagtttccttttttttatcttatacttaaaaatatgtttactAGAACAagcaatataaataaatattctcATCAGTATAGTCCACTTTATTATGAAAATCCATCAGATAGTGACGATAAAGATTCGATAGATGTAAAAAGAAgggaaacaaaaaaaagaagaaagaCATTTGgactttttaatttatacaatattgataataataaatatagcattaaaaaaaaaattttgtcaaccaaattgaaaatatataacaaagaagaaagtgataaaaatgaGCATGGAAATTTAAATCATGCTTTAAATACAAACTTATCAAATGCAAAGAGTAGAAGTGCAGATGAAGCTGAAAATTACATAATTGAAGATCCAAATATGAATCATAATGATCAAAATGTGGATAATAACAGTAAGAAAGATAATCAATCTATCAAAATTCGAAACcataaaagagaaaatatatatttagatgATTGTAATATGTGGATAAGAAATAGTATTAAAAAATCAAGGACTAAAggaaattttaatttaactagatcattaagttttaatataaaattaagtGAAAGTAATAAGGTGATATTAAATGATTCACGAAATATAGACAATTTaagaatatatttaaatcatAGATCTagtaaatatgaaaaaaaaaaaaatcaaataaattccctaaaattatttgcacataataaatatgcacCATTAACTTTTTCCACACCTTATAAATATAGTGTCCCGTCAGATatctttaaaacaaatacAGAGGGATCAAAAAACTTAAGCGCAGAAATATCCGAATCAAGTGATGATGTAAATGGCTTActacataaaaataacaataaatcATATAGCGAAGAAAAAGATTCTTcctataaaagaaaaaaagataaagaaTTTTATACGGATAAAAGTGCAATACTTTTTAGTAACAAACATACCAAACAATATGTACGTAAAAAGACTTTTATGTATGATGACcttgataatttaaatatatatataaataaaaaacacaatcaaaagaataaaaaaaaaaagagtatattttgtaaaataaaaggttttaataaaataaaaaatatattatatttttttgttaattataatattaaatccTCAAAAACCCAAAATAATGTGTTACTATTCTTTAGAGGTCTAACCTTATATATTAAGCATCAGTTTATACAACATTTATCTTATGAGCCTGTATGGATAATTGCAATTTTAATAAGAATTATTTTATGGTGTATTGTATGGTTATGGGCTGCTGGTTATATGACAAGACCtccaaaaaattataaaattaatgcatGGAATATGAAAAGCATACCACCATTATATGGATATATTGAATGCACCTTTCAATGGTGTGGTGTGTTAGATTATTTATTtggtttatatttttcgaataataaattaaaatatattttttcgtttttttctttaattgATTTTATAACAACACCTGtttcttcttttattatGAATTTTGTGTGGAAAAATGATTATCACCAAACATATTGGTTTTTAATATTAGGGCCTTTACGATTTTTAAGATTAGTTAGAGCAGAAAGTACAATGAGTTCGTGTTTTTTTTGGCTAAGTGATgtcaaaataattattattgggataattattttatcattggctatattatttaccttttcaggaattatgtatatattagaaGCCCCTGACATTGAAAGACAATTTATATCTCCATTAGATTTTGTGTATTTTGGAGTCATTACTATGTCAACAGTTGGTTATGGTGATTATACCCCAGTCACACCTGCGGGGAAATGTTTAACTATGTTTATAATAGTAACATGTTTTACATTTGTAGGAGCGCAACTTAAAAGATTAAAAGAAGCAATGTTTAGTCCTAAAACGATTATGGGAATAATACCCAAACCTGATgatgattatattttaatattaggTCCTGTTAGTCCTacacaattattatatatatgtaaaggAATAAATAATAGTTTTCCAAATTCAGtagaatctatatttttatttacccCATTACCTGTTATTATTTATCGATATGTTTATGGaagtattattaaaaatactaatataaaaatatgtataaatggGGGTAATGAGTGTTTTATATGTCctagtattatatatgatgCTGTAATTAATGCAAgagcattatatatattaaataatgtaGATTCAGAAAAATATACATTGTTAAATcaacaaatatttttagctagcaataattttaatttcaaCAACAATGATAAAAACCAACGAATACGACCAGAAGATATTTTAcacaataatattataaataaatttacaggggataaaaaaaagacatGGAAATTTACAGATATTTATTCAGAACATAAAaatcaaattaataaaaataatatgttaaatttagAAATGAATATTAATGTTAATGATTCACATATGATTAGGGAAAAAGATGATCAAGAATGTATATTAAGATTTATTGGGACTTATAATATTTCCAATGCTCTTATTCCTATAACTGTTCAATTATCAAATAATACTTATGAAGAATTAATCAAATCAATGAATgtgtataattatataagtaTAGAAGAGTTAAAATATGCATTACTAGCTAAAAGTATTAATTGTAAaggattattttttttaattattaattttttttataaacccAAAGCGGTTaaaagtttaaaaaaatatattattgattTAAGATTAttaatgtataataatattttaaaaaaaaaaaatcataaaaaaattaatagtactaatattaaaatcaaaaattttaatgaatTATCTTCTTCACATTCTGAAAATGAAGTCAGCGATACAAGTAGTATGCTCAATTATAAGACGAAATCAcgtgaaaattataaaataggAAAAGGAATCcaaaataaattcataaaaaatcaaaattataatattaattctATTTATTATgcaaataatgaaaatatacaCAATGAGCAAAATAATAGTGTTAATGATAatgcattaaaaataaatgaatgcgaaaatgatgataatctTATTTACAACGGTTATAGGAATACATATGGAATCAATAATAATATCCAACATTATAAAAGTAATTCTTCTAAAAGTTtttacaataataaaaatagtgataattataatgaagGAAATATATCATTCTCAAAAACGGTGGGTAGTATGAATTCATCACAAGATATATCCtctaaaaattattataatatattagaaaaaataagtttaaatatgtattattatttagaaggattaaaatataatatttataggTTTCAATTTCCTGAATGTATGAGAGGGTTTTTATTTCAAACTGCATctgaatatttatatcaaaaACATGGTGCTTTTCTTATTGGTATTATaacaattaataaagaaatatttttaaatcctattgattatattattggagaagaaaataaatattattacacTTCTGCTTTTTCTGGTATTATACTAACTACTAGCTTAGACAATTTGATAAAATTGTCTTCTATAAAATCTATTTCTAAAAAGGTTTCAGAATATAATCAAAGAAGAATAGATGAACGAAAAAAACGATATGCAAAAAATGTCGTCAGTACTGATGGGGAAAATGGATATAACAAAGATTTGGAACTTGgtgaaaaaacaaataaaaattatgaaaatatagaaaaaaacaaaaatattgataaatGGCAAAATAGTATAATATCAAAACAAAATACATTAACTATGCAtagagaaaataataaaataaacaagtTGGATAAGTCCATTGAAcaaaatactaatatatataaaattaatgataaagataacagtgataataatgaagatcaaaatagtaaaattaataaaaataattccaattttgaaatggaaataatatcaaagaaaaataaattaatattatataattttgtctTAGGAATATATGAAGTAGATAATTATGTTTCAGCATATAGAGATATTTTTGATGATAAGAAAAAACCATTGTTACTAATATGTGGATGGCCAGATAATATTCATATGCTTCTTAagcatttaaaaattaatatatacaaaacaatgaaatataaaaaaaaaaatagaacaATACAAAACggaaatgataaatataacaattataGATCATATGGTGATCgaatgaaatataatataataattttgtcaATACATGTTCctaaatttaattatgaaaatgatCTTTTagatttttcaaataatacTGCATTTATAAGAGGATCCTCTATGGATAgtacaaatttaataaaaggTGGTATATTTTATGCCaaaagaataataattttaaattcgAATCATAGCTTATTTGTAGACAAAGATGCATATAGAATTGATAATgaagttattattattaaaaatattatataccagttatataataatatatttaaaaataaaaaaaaatatttggaaataataaaaaaaatattcaaaaatgAATACAAAGATAAgcatattaatgaaaaaatcatttttgatacaaataataataaacatgATGAATTTCAAGATGATAGTTACACATCAAATAGTGATTCTGAAATTAAAATAGtgaataaacaaaaaaataaaataaattataatatttttaatgttaataaaaacccttatataatttgcttaattaaaaattctgAAAGTTTAGAATATATAGACGGAAGTATAAATTTGTCgtatgaaaattataatgataatgaaaaaatgaataagaTTTGGGAAAATTGTGGCGAATATATTTACACCTTTGAATTAGTATCTGCAAATATTTTTGTTGATGAAATGTTGCATAATTtagtttcattttctttaccAATAAGTAAATATGCAATTGAATATTCAgtaatatattcattaataggaattaatataaatgaatattcaaaaaatgttaacatgtttcataaaaatttaaaactaAGTACAGGACATGTCCTTATAATACCAATACCTTcctatttttacaaaaaaccATTTTATAGatgctttttttatttacttcataagaaaaaatatttatgtattgGAATTCTTCGATATATGAACATTTCCCCATTGCGCAATATTTcaagaaaattatttattctttCATGTCCATCCCGAACTATGAAACTTGAACATTATGATCAG GCATATGTAATTGCTTATAATACTGTGTAG